A genome region from Dreissena polymorpha isolate Duluth1 chromosome 16, UMN_Dpol_1.0, whole genome shotgun sequence includes the following:
- the LOC127861544 gene encoding dehydrogenase/reductase SDR family member 1-like, giving the protein MSLEGKVCIVTGATRGIGKGIALQLGAHGATVYITGRTLKTLEGAEFPGSLEETAEEVVARGGECIPVRCDHKNDDEVKALFAQVSKEQNGRLDLLVNNAYSAFHAVVNNIAVPFWELGDDVYDEINQVGLRNHYFCSVMAARLMVPRKSGLIVNISGHGGMVHTFNVPYGIGKEGCDRMAADCALELKTHNVAFVSLWPCVVLTEGSQMVVNDPKIVSKMIKMAGVSEEKLKSSYKYGESIEYVGRCVVHLANDPNIMSKSGKIHITGDLGDYYGFLDDAGHKPINIRRINCLVKHFTPSWVSWLSYLIPDFVKIPSWLMSFAGHKLN; this is encoded by the coding sequence ATGTCCTTAGAAGGCAAGGTATGCATCGTTACTGGCGCTACGCGGGGCATTGGAAAGGGGATCGCTCTGCAGCTAGGCGCACACGGGGCCACTGTGTACATAACAGGTCGGACGCTTAAGACGCTGGAAGGGGCGGAATTCCCCGGATCTTTGGAAGAGACTGCGGAAGAAGTAGTGGCTAGGGGTGGTGAATGCATTCCGGTCAGGTGTGACCACAAAAATGATGACGAGGTGAAGGCATTGTTTGCGCAAGTTTCGAAGGAGCAAAATGGGCGGTTAGATCTGCTTGTCAATAATGCTTACTCGGCTTTCCACGCAGTTGTGAACAACATCGCGGTGCCGTTTTGGGAACTAGGAGACGATGTTTATGATGAAATTAATCAAGTTGGTTTGCGGAATCACTACTTTTGCTCGGTGATGGCGGCGCGACTTATGGTTCCCAGAAAATCTGGCCTCATTGTTAACATATCTGGTCACGGTGGGATGGTTCATACGTTCAACGTCCCGTACGGCATTGGGAAGGAAGGATGTGACAGAATGGCCGCTGACTGCGCATTGGAACTGAAAACACACAATGTGGCCTTTGTTAGCCTTTGGCCGTGTGTCGTCCTAACAGAGGGATCACAAATGGTTGTAAACGACCCCAAAATTGtctcaaaaatgataaaaatggcCGGCGTCAGTGAGGAGAAGCTTAAGTCGAGCTACAAGTACGGGGAGTCCATTGAATATGTCGGAAGGTGCGTCGTCCATCTTGCGAATGATCCCAATATCATGAGCAAAAGTGGAAAGATTCACATAACTGGTGACCTCGGTGATTATTACGGATTCCTTGATGACGCGGGTCATAAACCGATCAACATTCGACGAATTAACTGCCTGGTCAAGCATTTCACCCCCTCTTGGGTTTCGTGGCTTTCGTATCTAATACCGGACTTTGTGAAAATCCCATCTTGGCTCATGTCTTTTGCGGGACACAAACTGAATTGA